The proteins below come from a single Verrucomicrobiia bacterium genomic window:
- the yidC gene encoding membrane protein insertase YidC translates to MDRKAVIVLIVSFLLLVAWYPLVNLIYPPKPLPEQTNAVSRASQTHGVTVATSAPPSAFLSAAPTNLPPRPKPGPEAPEKLERLVHEGITYIFTSHGGGLKAIELDPKKYPQTIRRKKGEQAQEPGVVLNRGALAPVLALGGHPALEEDGIYELQRVGPGVRAEKTLSNGLHIVKEFLPSTNYLVKALVRIENRGPQPAILPTHEVLAGTASLVHSREEVMQLGVFVRDPKRTKHLDEGWFANRTLGCFPGTPRLVYRSEGEPVTWVAAHNRFFALAAIPAQPAAEAVARKVDLPLGEKDPVKNTGFEAALVFRGQTVEPGTSVVHHITLYVGPKEYNGLARLAEQMKNDLDHLMKFNGFFGFFSKVLLLSMNGLHDAFKLPYGLAIIVITIIIKLLFWPLTKASTRSMKRLAELQPEMNKIREKYKDDPQKMNRKMMEFMKEHKVSPLGGCLPMLIQIPVFFGFYFMIQSAIELRGASFLWAWDLSVPDTVATLAGFPINPLPLIMGATMFWQAKLTPPSPGMDPTQQKIMQYMPLIFLFVLYNMSSGLTLYWTVQNILTIVQTKITKTQDAKNQPSTPAPAPAAPGRRKP, encoded by the coding sequence ATGGATCGCAAAGCTGTCATTGTTCTCATTGTTTCGTTTCTTCTGCTGGTGGCGTGGTATCCGCTGGTCAATCTGATTTACCCGCCCAAGCCGCTGCCGGAGCAGACCAATGCCGTCAGCCGCGCCAGCCAGACCCATGGGGTGACCGTCGCAACCTCGGCCCCACCCTCGGCCTTTTTATCCGCGGCGCCCACCAATCTGCCCCCGCGGCCGAAGCCCGGGCCGGAGGCGCCGGAAAAGCTCGAGCGCCTGGTGCATGAGGGTATCACCTACATCTTCACCTCGCACGGCGGCGGGTTGAAGGCCATCGAGCTGGACCCGAAGAAATATCCGCAAACCATCCGCCGCAAGAAAGGTGAACAGGCCCAGGAGCCGGGCGTGGTGTTGAATCGCGGCGCGCTGGCGCCGGTGCTGGCGCTGGGCGGGCATCCCGCGCTCGAGGAGGACGGCATTTACGAGCTGCAGCGCGTGGGGCCGGGGGTGCGCGCCGAAAAAACCCTCAGCAACGGCCTGCACATCGTCAAGGAATTCCTGCCTTCCACCAATTACCTGGTCAAGGCCCTGGTGCGCATTGAAAACCGCGGCCCTCAGCCGGCCATACTGCCCACGCATGAAGTGCTGGCGGGCACGGCGTCCCTGGTGCATTCCCGGGAGGAGGTGATGCAGTTGGGCGTGTTTGTGCGGGATCCCAAACGCACCAAGCACCTGGACGAGGGCTGGTTTGCCAACCGCACGCTGGGCTGTTTTCCCGGCACGCCGCGGCTGGTCTATCGCTCCGAGGGCGAGCCGGTCACCTGGGTGGCAGCCCACAACCGTTTCTTTGCCCTGGCCGCCATTCCGGCCCAGCCGGCCGCCGAGGCCGTGGCGCGCAAGGTGGACCTGCCGTTGGGGGAAAAAGACCCCGTAAAGAACACCGGGTTTGAGGCCGCGCTGGTCTTTCGCGGCCAGACGGTGGAGCCGGGCACCTCGGTGGTGCATCACATCACGCTCTATGTCGGCCCGAAGGAGTACAACGGCCTGGCCCGGCTGGCCGAGCAGATGAAGAATGACCTGGACCACCTGATGAAGTTCAACGGGTTCTTCGGGTTCTTCTCCAAGGTGCTGCTGCTCTCCATGAACGGGCTGCATGACGCCTTCAAGCTGCCCTACGGCCTGGCCATCATCGTCATTACCATCATCATCAAGCTGCTTTTCTGGCCGCTCACCAAGGCCAGCACCCGCTCCATGAAACGGCTGGCCGAGCTGCAGCCGGAGATGAACAAGATCCGGGAAAAATACAAGGATGACCCGCAGAAGATGAACCGGAAGATGATGGAATTCATGAAGGAGCACAAGGTCAGCCCGTTGGGCGGCTGCCTGCCGATGCTCATTCAGATTCCGGTGTTTTTCGGGTTTTATTTCATGATCCAGAGCGCCATTGAGCTGCGCGGCGCCTCCTTTCTGTGGGCGTGGGATTTGTCGGTGCCGGACACTGTGGCCACGCTGGCGGGCTTCCCCATCAACCCGCTGCCGCTGATCATGGGCGCCACGATGTTCTGGCAGGCCAAACTGACGCCGCCCTCGCCGGGAATGGATCCCACCCAGCAGAAGATCATGCAATACATGCCGCTGATCTTCCTCTTTGTGCTTTATAACATGTCCTCCGGCTTGACTTTGTATTGGACGGTGCAGAACATCCTCACGATCGTGCAGACCAAAATCACCAAGACCCAGGACGCGAAAAATCAACCGTCCACCCCCGCGCCGGCGCCGGCGGCGCCCGGGCGCCGCAAACCCTGA
- a CDS encoding KH domain-containing protein, whose product MPAQPKLILETLLQTLGFEATVEEHQLDDGLLLDVKTDDSGRLIGRQGQTLSSLQYLTNRLIFQQDPHAPKVTVDVAGYRSQAREALVKKALAAAEKVHRWGDVVELEPMNAFDRRIVHNALKNDPRIETRSVEVEGTDKKAILLRPKAQA is encoded by the coding sequence ATGCCTGCACAACCCAAACTCATCCTGGAAACCCTGCTTCAAACCCTGGGCTTCGAGGCCACCGTCGAGGAACATCAGCTCGACGACGGCCTGCTGCTGGACGTCAAAACGGACGATTCCGGCCGGCTCATTGGACGGCAGGGGCAAACCCTCTCCAGCCTCCAATACCTGACCAACCGGCTGATTTTCCAGCAAGATCCGCACGCGCCCAAGGTCACCGTGGATGTCGCGGGTTACCGCAGCCAGGCCCGCGAAGCCCTGGTCAAAAAGGCGCTCGCCGCGGCGGAAAAAGTGCATCGCTGGGGCGATGTGGTGGAGCTGGAGCCGATGAATGCCTTTGATCGCCGGATCGTTCACAACGCGCTGAAAAACGATCCGCGCATTGAGACCAGATCCGTCGAGGTCGAGGGCACCGACAAGAAGGCCATCCTGCTCCGCCCCAAGGCCCAAGCCTAG
- a CDS encoding carbon-nitrogen hydrolase family protein, translating into MQPPKTLQVSCVQLHWAKPLEYNLERILHYLKAAAAAGSRVVLFPEACLTSYYFPYAITLRPAQVEAALETVCQAVRQAGLWAIVGTLKKAGARYLNLAHVINPEGRITYEYAKVNMAGRDEKKYCRGGNKLALFQLDGLWCTLVICRDGRHPELYRLPAMAGAQILFHPSCSSDEIEAVTWKRTSGRAQQPVGPNTKIFHCVANTVGESPDGLQTSSGDSFIREPHGLPLAQAGWYQEEMITATLDLARADRAYVLDSLCHPPFLRRHWQRMLREVKARAGLPPR; encoded by the coding sequence ATGCAACCTCCCAAAACCCTGCAAGTTTCGTGCGTCCAACTGCATTGGGCCAAACCGCTGGAGTACAATTTGGAGCGCATCCTCCATTATCTGAAGGCCGCGGCGGCGGCCGGCAGCCGGGTGGTCCTGTTTCCGGAGGCGTGTCTGACCAGTTACTATTTCCCTTATGCGATTACCCTGCGTCCGGCGCAGGTGGAGGCGGCCCTGGAAACCGTCTGCCAGGCGGTGCGGCAGGCGGGTCTCTGGGCCATCGTGGGCACCCTGAAAAAAGCGGGGGCGCGCTATCTGAATCTGGCCCACGTGATCAACCCGGAGGGACGCATCACCTATGAATATGCCAAGGTCAACATGGCCGGGCGTGATGAAAAGAAATACTGCCGGGGCGGAAACAAACTGGCGCTGTTTCAACTGGACGGCCTCTGGTGCACGCTGGTGATCTGCCGGGATGGACGACACCCGGAGTTGTACCGCCTGCCGGCCATGGCGGGAGCGCAGATTCTCTTTCATCCTTCGTGCAGCTCGGACGAAATCGAGGCGGTGACGTGGAAGCGCACCTCGGGACGGGCGCAACAGCCCGTGGGCCCCAACACCAAAATCTTTCATTGCGTGGCCAACACGGTGGGGGAATCGCCGGATGGTTTGCAGACATCAAGCGGGGATTCGTTCATTCGTGAACCCCACGGCCTGCCGCTGGCCCAGGCCGGATGGTATCAGGAGGAAATGATCACCGCCACGCTGGATCTGGCGCGGGCGGACCGGGCGTATGTGCTGGACAGCCTGTGCCATCCGCCGTTTTTGCGCCGGCACTGGCAGCGCATGCTGCGTGAAGTCAAGGCGCGCGCGGGTCTGCCGCCGCGGTGA